The Temnothorax longispinosus isolate EJ_2023e chromosome 12, Tlon_JGU_v1, whole genome shotgun sequence genome includes a window with the following:
- the Zfh2 gene encoding zinc finger homeobox protein 3 isoform X1, which translates to MPSSEPHPPYHLQHHNIPPSHLQQHTPSAIEHHFLQLVAAHHQQQQQRQQQHGGPFQNSTYTQQKQEMSPEEEGGRVGGSPPAAGAALHQPHHPRTASPPSGTEPCTRDAIPTPTPIADTTTTATTTMTMQSQSQQQKGPSPSPSPTGGDVEKFDGKIVYNPDGSAYIIEGESELSEDDSLPDGCIVDGRGVSVPHSLVFPQIASAYYVSRLYAHQAYQQQQQQQQQRSATQQHNPDLPVMHSYRVISYRSAEGSKQPPPAPTAPPPPAASVPVKPILMCFICKLSFGYAKSFVAHAQGEHQLTLMEDERQILSHSTASAIIQAVGRGKQPLVSFLEPVTSSTCTQASPTQIQAQQQQQQRSESNEHETTPTTTSTPASTPGVPSSPQQQQQSQQTQQQRPSPNTPTTPTSHSSHPLTYNHQQQQQQHPWTGAQVSAASWAKAPDAMHYSSPPPPTSSTKGSPSSYAALTQAPPNFLTGTTIGVCPEHMQGRPSGVECPKCELILTSSRLAGPGGALAGIHSRNSCKTLKCPKCNWHYKYQETLEIHMKEKHPESETSCFYCNAGQPHPRLARGETYTCGYKPYRCEVCNYSTTTKGNLSIHMQSDKHLNNMQELQQGGGGGSGTSNPSSSQDAPMPTRSPHHQQNHSPHRAVQSGNQSKPKLSFRCDICNYETNVARNLRIHMTSEKHTHNSMVLHQNIKHMQTLSALSHHQQAQHHHQQQQQQQLEHLLHLGGLDKPQPTEAALADLAYNQAVLMTMMTGGQMPQFPPELIGSIASAAAMSNLGGDVGLSPDSMEPPPEPADQDPNHLYQCCICNNFATDSLEALSHHLAVDRTRTREGDILAVANAHFVCKLCTYKTNLKANFQLHCKTDKHLQRLQHMNHVKEGGPRNEWKLKYLASPTSAAQLRCHACDYYTNSAHKLALHAALPRHEAASLLLRHLLEASSNIQTPGKWYHCVICGFSARHRLPLLQHVRSLRHLHMEQIHHIHRRSTLSGNESPHADISVMFQVTSDPDVPSTQQPSPTTPTTPNATSTNNERREEGSDCGSEVKQEPDNDPEPEAEAENDQEEITCLYCTYQPTSREELRQHLQVAHVQDIEEKTETVKEEPATELLCPLCQDSFKERPALEKHVMQIHSVNTDGLQRLLLLVDQSHWLNNNRNTSTPAVTTVTTPTSPTTTTKTHQEEEMSERGDSDEIELARCNKCDRVWRSIEEFRQHHCREAHPTATPTLAVSEKHVYKYRCVQCSLAFKTLEKLQQHSQYHAIRDATKCALCGRSFRSVQALQRHLESVHELHEDEMAQYKQSLLHAHPLLQAITEETLKRQAGLASELHVEDDAGRGDEEESDASDSSPLQKEQRLLEDYLNSQTIAEDSYQDPSRKFKCHRCKVAFTRQSYLTGHNKTLLHRKGEKMSYPMEKYLDPNRPYKCDVCKESFTQKNILLVHYNSVSHLHKLKRAMQEQGNNNTLISVVPPASPTESPDSQQDQDKKPYKCNICKVAYSQGSTLDIHMRSVLHQTRASKLQDLAASGQLDLGRPLIEQPPLSPNSPPANTNTGNTGGMASCSRCNSVFVNQDQLAAHQQLCNILNNPALALFQQFAVSQQLASSAPSKTPPPTSTTPGPQHMQSATQHSQTTQDILSQPRHKTSQMYKHLLESFGFDLVMQFNENHQRRQRKEEEAAAALQAQQEQQKQEQQKQALAAQAMQEKEEETEETHMDDDVIPELTRSTCQHCNKEFSSVWVLKAHCEEVHRDLVPREFLEKYAQQFKCEYEKKSVVVTVATSSSTTTAPRSSTPAAAQPQDLSADKESREKEKEENPENKECISRTPEATSTTPATTPALSNTPVSSTDSTTPTVLSTNPHHIPQQSQQQQQQQQLQQQQQQQQQQQQQQQAQLSFAQQMTEMQAALNAAMAASQLQQLQQYPGLMMGMMGLPLGLNVPALAAMNLQPPLVPMMLPPPPYDGATTAYPPINQADLLAKQHLAIQQQQAAAAAANAAASQKRARTRITDEQLKILRAHFDINNSPGEEQILEMASQSGLPPKVIKHWFRNTLFKERQRNKDSPYNFNNPPSTTLNIEEYEKTGEAKVTPLNSSVSGSSSSDDKSPNKQATPPPSMQNTSASQSTEIKQETLEQSHCQQQQQAAHQDEQHHSPGSSGGQQSRPHSPALSMSSVFSAIHHDISSHPPSTTNAPSTPMLPPKLASQNFANPSPGTGSVVPSAITAIALTPQRSLSPGRGPADYFGGNSNGSNTSGGSSGKRANRTRFTDYQIKVLQEFFENNAYPKDDDLEYLSKLLGLSPRVIVVWFQNARQKARKVYENQPATEPVTPGGRESDDGSGRFQRTPGLNYQCKKCLLVFQRYYELIRHQKTHCFKEEDAKRSAQAQAAAAQVAAVLSSEDSNSSSTTTTNNTIANNMSTAPALTEQLQQPLSTATSPHQHQQQTLSQTHQQSQQQQQQQQQQQQQQQSQTESKEGSFQCDKCNLMFGRFELWREHQLIHIMNPTLFPSAYPPDSPFGILQQQALTANQSSGVASDSPHSLISMMQKRKFEDPEEGTGSDNRSNSEHSEQPKDKRLRTTILPEQLDYLYQKYQIESNPSRKMLETIAREVGLKKRVVQVWFQNTRARERKGQFRAHSQVINKRCPFCPALFKVKSALESHLSSKHADQVARGEVNIDNIPDEELSMESVPSNSSTPHMMPPLFPPINNSDMEASFKSLKYYEEIKRYFSDIQAHNSNGKQETANHQASGNSGESPLDLSKPVDLSRPMKLCLSNFSSLLEEQHGTHFRGSSDCGPLTDLSERSICDDDSMSETTEFLDDESGPASPASSTQSSRQGPASANTGNTSGTPVTGGQSGGNTSQSGGKRYRTQMSATQVKVMKSLFSDYKTPTMAECEMLGREIGLPKRVVQVWFQNARAKEKKARLAAGLPAEGSAVQPHRGPTGPDECRLCSVRYSAKTPLQEHVFSRRHIESVRVAVEEGSLVPPTPGAPIVPSGSGAAGVPGIGNSPVITTASQQVNQQQQQQSDENMMYGSVFLHPTAMFQSQQQQQQHPATAAASATNTTAVAAAGLSGGLLGSAMMPLHVEGGAQVQVPRALMQAFLQQDPNHPGLETVRLPAPSCGADENGLSQHCREVETELCLVCRRCGRAYPQESSLLAHQRSCYLGNQQRRGALRLVQVRYACSLCESGISTRTYTTVSEWRRHAETLQHRARLEAAQERQQQHQQQQQQQQYDGGAQSGEETNPLTDEMEDVVNQITLLAARAAAESTTGQSQASDRAGQDNNNGPDAKRQKLMQEVTALAGAR; encoded by the exons ATGCCCTCCAGTGAGCCTCATCCCCCGTACCACCTTCAGCACCACAACATTCCTCCCTCGCATCTACAGCAGCACACGCCGAGCGCGATCGAGCATCACTTCTTGCAGCTGGTGGCGGCCCATCatcagcaacagcaacagcgaCAGCAGCAACACGGCGGACCCTTCCAAAATTCCACGTACACGCAGCAGAAGCAGGAGATGAGCCCGGAGGAGGAGGGGGGCCGAGTGGGTGGGTCCCCCCCTGCGGCTGGGGCTGCACTTCATCAGCCCCATCATCCCCGCACGGCTAGTCCACCTTCGGGCACAGAACCCTGCACCCGCGACGCGATACCAACACCCACACCTATCGCTGACACCACCACCACAGCCACCACGACTATGACGATGCAGTCGCAGAGTCAGCAGCAAAAGGGTCCCAGCCCGAGTCCGAGCCCGACGGGTGGTGACGTAGAGAAATTCGACGGTAAAATCGTCTACAACCCGGACGGCTCAGCCTATATCATCGAAGGCGAGAGCGAACTCAGCGAGGACGACTCTCTGCCCGACGGTTGTATTGTAGATGGGCGCGGTGTATCGGTTCCTCACTCCTTAGTTTTCCCACAAATCGCGAGCGCGTATTATGTATCGCGGTTATACGCGCATCAGGCCtaccagcagcagcagcaacagcaacaacaacgCTCGGCGACCCAACAGCACAATCCCGATCTTCCCGTGATGCACAGTTATCGGGTGATCAGTTACAGGAGCGCGGAGGGTAGTAAACAGCCCCCTCCGGCGCCCACAGCACCGCCGCCGCCTGCCGCGTCAGTACCCGTCAAACCTATCCTAATGTGTTTCATATGCAAGCTCAGTTTTGGCTACGCGAAAAGTTTCGTCGCGCACGCCCAGGGCGAGCATCAACTTACCCTAATGGAAGACGAACGACAGATACTCTCTCACTCGACGGCGTCGGCCATTATACAGGCCGTGGGTAGAGGAAAACAGCCGCTTGTTAGTTTTCTAGAACCTGTCACGAGCTCGACTTGCACCCAGGCGTCGCCCACGCAGATACAAGCtcaacaacaacagcaacaacgTAGCGAATCCAACGAACACGAGACAACGCCGACCACAACGAGCACTCCGGCGAGCACACCCGGCGTACCTAGCAGTCcccagcagcagcaacaatcGCAACAGACGCAACAGCAACGACCATCGCCAAACACTCCCACCACGCCCACGTCACACTCGAGTCACCCTCTCACGTACAATCatcaacagcaacagcagcagcatcCGTGGACCGGCGCGCAAGTGAGCGCCGCGTCCTGGGCCAAAGCTCCAGACGCCATGCATTACAGTTCACCACCACCGCCTACTTCATCCACCAAAGGATCTCCATCTTCGTACGCCGCTCTCACTCAGGCCCCACCGAACTTTCTAACCGGCACCACGATAGGTGTCTGTCCGGAGCACATGCAAGGTAGACCAAGCGGAGTGGAGTGTCCGAAATGCGAGCTCATATTGACGAGCAGTCGGCTTGCCGGTCCTGGCGGAGCGCTCGCTGGAATACATAGTCGAAATTCTTGCAAAACCTTGAAATGTCCGAAGTGCAACTGGCATTACAAATATCAAGAGACTCTTGAAATACACATGAAGGAAAAACATCCGGAGAGCGAAACATCCTGTTTTTATTGCAATGCAGGTCAACCTCATCCCAGGTTAGCGCGCGGCGAAACGTATACCTGTGGCTACAAACCGTACAGGTGCGAAGTGTGCAATTACTCCACCACGACGAAGGGCAATCTCAGCATACATATGCAAAGCGACAAGCATCTGAACAACATGCAAGAACTGCAGCAGGGAGGCGGGGGTGGCTCCGGTACCAGCAATCCCTCCTCGTCTCAGGACGCGCCAATGCCGACGCGGAGTCCCCACCATCAGCAGAATCACAGCCCACACCGGGCCGTACAAAGTGGCAATCAGAGCAAACCGAAGCTCTCGTTTCGCTGCGACATATGCAACTACGAGACAAACGTCGCGCGCAACCTGAGGATACACATGACGAGTGAGAAGCATACGCACAACTCGATGGTGCTGCATCAGAACATCAAACACATGCAAACCCTGTCCGCGTTGTCCCACCATCAACAGGCGCAACACCATCAtcaacaacaacagcaacagcaactCGAGCATTTGCTCCACTTAGGCGGCCTGGACAAACCGCAACCCACGGAAGCGGCATTGGCCGACTTAGCTTACAATCAAGCGGTATTGATGACAATGATGACCGGCGGTCAAATGCCGCAGTTTCCGCCAGAACTCATAGGCTCCATAGCGAGCGCGGCTGCCATGAGCAATCTTGGCGGTGACGTTGGACTTTCGCCGGACAGCATGGAGCCGCCACCGGAACCCGCGGATCAGGATCCTAACCATCTGTATCAGTGCTGCATCTGCAACAATTTTGCGACTGATTCGCTCGAGGCCCTTAGCCATCATCTAGCCGTGGACAGAACGAGAACCCGCGAGGGTGACATACTCGCAGTGGCGAACGCGCACTTCGTCTGCAAACTCTGTACCTACAAAACCAACCTGAAGGCAAATTTCCAGTTGCACTGCAAGACTGACAAGCATTTGCAGCGGTTGCAGCATATGAACCACGTGAAAGAGGGTGGCCCGCGTAACGAATGGAAGCTCAAGTATTTAGCGTCACCCACGAGCGCGGCGCAATTGCGCTGCCACGCGTGCGATTACTACACCAATAGTGCTCACAAATTGGCCCTACACGCCGCCTTGCCAAGACACGAAGCTGCATCTCTTCTGCTCCGTCATCTGCTTGAAGCGAGCAGCAACATCCAAACCCCCGGAAAATGGTATCACTGCGTGATATGCGGATTTAGCGCCCGGCACCGATTGCCGCTTTTGCAACACGTGAGATCATTGCGGCACCTTCACATGGAACAGATACACCACATTCATAGGAGAAGCACCCTCTCGGGGAACGAATCCCCGCACGCGGATATCAGCGTCATGTTTCAGGTGACGAGTGATCCCGATGTGCCATCCACGCAACAGCCCAGCCCGACCACGCCAACGACACCCAACGCTACGAGCACCAACAATG AGCGACGAGAGGAAGGTAGTGATTGCGGTAGTGAAGTGAAACAGGAACCGGACAACGATCCAGAACCGGAAGCCGAGGCCGAGAATGACCAAGAAGAAATTACGTGCCTATACTGTACGTATCAGCCGACGTCGCGGGAAGAATTACGACAGCATTTGCAAGTGGCTCACGTTCAAGATATTGAGGAGAAAACTGAAACGGTGAAGGAAGAGCCGGCGACGGAATTGTTATGCCCGTTGTGCCAAGATAGTTTCAAGGAACGTCCCGCCCTGGAAAAGCACGTGATGCAAATTCACTCCGTTAATACCGACGGTCTGCAAAGGCTACTGTTATTGGTGGATCAGAGCCACTGGCTAAACAATAATCGGAATACCTCGACGCCGGCTGTAACGACCGTAACGACGCCGACGTCGCCCACGACAACGACGAAGACCCACCAGGAAGAAGAGATGAGTGAACGAGGTGATAGTGACGAGATCGAGTTAGCCAGGTGTAACAAGTGCGACCGAGTTTGGCGTTCGATTGAAGAATTTCGGCAACATCATTGTCGGGAAGCTCATCCGACCGCCACGCCTACCTTGGCGGTTAGCGAGAaacatgtttataaatatcggTGCGTACAGTGTAGTCTCGCGTTCAAAACCTTAGAGAAACTTCAACAACACTCGCAGTATCACGCTATTAGAGATGCAACTAAATGTGCCCTGTGCGGACGGTCTTTTCGTTCAGTCCAAGCGCTTCAGAGACATCTGGAATCTGTCCACGAACTCCACGAAGACGAGATGGCTCAGTATAAACAGAGCTTGCTCCACGCGCATCCCCTTCTTCAGGCAATAACGGAGGAAACGTTGAAGAGACAAGCCGGTCTGGCAAGCGAGCTGCATGTGGAAGATGACGCTGGTAGAGGTGACGAGGAGGAAAGTGATGCCAGTGATTCGTCTCCATTGCAGAAGGAACAACGACTGCTAGAGGATTATCTAAACAGTCAAACGATCGCTGAGGATTCCTATCAAGATCCGAGTCGAAAATTCAAGTGTCACCGATGCAAGGTAGCTTTCACGCGTCAAAGCTATCTGACTGGCCACAACAAGACTTTGCTGCATCGTAAAGGTGAAAAAATGTCTTATCccatggaaaaatatttagatcctAATAGACCATATAAATGCGACGTTTGTAAAGAGAGCTTCACGCAGAAGAACATCCTTCTGGTACATTACAACAGCGTAAGTCATTTACATAAATTGAAACGAGCAATGCAGGAGCAAGGCAATAACAACACATTGATCTCGGTGGTACCTCCAGCTAGCCCGACTGAATCGCCCGATTCTCAGCAAGATCAAGACAAGAAACCGTACAAATGCAATATCTGTAAGGTCGCTTACAGCCAAGGCAGCACTTTGGACATCCATATGAGAAGTGTTCTTCATCAAACGCGTGCCAGTAAACTGCAAGATCTTGCAGCCAGTGGCCAGTTAGATCTCGGTCGACCATTGATTGAACAACCACCGCTAAGTCCGAATAGTCCACCTGCCAACACAAACACGGGCAATACAGGAGGAATGGCTTCCTGTTCGCGCTGCAATAGTGTGTTCGTCAATCAGGATCAGCTCGCGGCACATCAGCAGCTATGCAACATTTTGAATAACCCGGCATTGGcattatttcaacaatttgCTGTATCACAGCAATTAGCTTCGTCCGCGCCGTCTAAGACGCCACCTCCTACATCTACGACACCAGGGCCGCAACACATGCAATCAGCTACGCAACATTCGCAGACTACGCAGGATATTCTCTCCCAGCCACGACACAAGACCTCGCAGATGTATAAGCATTTATTAGAAAGTTTTGGCTTCGATCTCGTCATGCAGTTCAATGAGAATCACCAAAGACGACAGCGCAAAGAGGAAGAAGCCGCCGCCGCCCTTCAAGCGCAGCAAGAGCAACAAAAGCAGGAACAACAGAAGCAAGCTCTCGCAGCTCAAGCCATgcaggaaaaagaagaagaaaccgAAGAAACTCATATGGATGACGATGTGATACCCGAACTTACGCGGAGCACCTGTCAACACTGCAACAAAGAATTCAGCAGCGTTTGGGTTCTGAAGGCACATTGTGAGGAGGTTCATCGCGACCTCGTACCGCGCGAATTTCTCGAGAAGTACGCTCAACAGTTCAAGTGCGAGTACGAAAAGAAAAGTGTCGTGGTGACTGTTGCGACGTCTTCGTCAACCACCACGGCGCCAAGAAGTTCTACGCCCGCCGCCGCACAACCTCAAGATCTCAGTGCTGATAAAGAATCTCGTgaaaaggagaaggaagaaaatCCCGAGAACAAAGAATGTATTAGCCGAACACCAGAAGCTACATCTACCACTCCAGCGACCACCCCGGCGTTGAGCAACACGCCAGTTTCGAGTACAGATTCAACGACGCCGACTGTGCTATCTACCAATCCTCATCATATTCCACAACAGtcgcaacagcagcagcagcagcaacaattacagcaacaacaacagcagcagcagcagcagcaacaacaacagcaaGCTCAACTTTCATTTGCGCAACAAATGACCGAAATGCAAGCTGCTCTAAATGCTGCAATGGCTGCATCGCAATTGCAACAGTTACAACAATATCCAGGATTGATGATGGGAATGATGGGATTACCATTGGGATTAAACGTGCCCGCTTTAGCTGCCATGAATCTGCAACCACCTCTAGTGCCAATGATGCTACCGCCACCACCGTATGATGGTGCCACTACTGCATATCCACCGATTAACCAAGCAGATCTTCTTGCCAAGCAGCATCTTGCTATTCAACAGCAGCaagcggcggcggcagcg gcaAATGCAGCTGCATCGCAGAAACGAGCGCGCACACGTATCACGGATGAGCAGCTAAAAATACTACGGGCACAtttcgatattaataattctccTGGCGAAGAACAAATCCTAGAAATGGCCAGTCAGAGCGGTCTACCACCTAAAGTCATAAAACATTGGTTCCGAAATACGTTATTTAAAGAACGGCAGCGTAACAAAGATAGcccttataattttaataatccgCCAAGTACTACCCTAAATATCGAAGAATACGAGAAAACCGGTGAGGCGAAGGTAACACCGTTAAATTCAAGTGTGTCCGGTAGCAGTTCCTCTGACGATAAAAGTCCAAATAAGCAAGCCACGCCTCCACCATCTATGCAAAACACCAGCGCGTCTCAATCTACCGAGATTAAGCAGGAAACACTCGAACAGTCGCACTGTCAACAACAGCAGCAAGCTGCGCATCAAGATGAGCAGCATCACTCGCCCGGCAGCTCGGGTGGACAACAATCGCGACCGCATTCACCCGCGCTTAGTATGAGTTCTGTATTCTCAGCTATTCATCACGACATTTCTTCCCACCCTCCGTCGACTACGAACGCCCCGAGTACTCCGATGTTACCACCGAAATTGGCTTCTCAGAACTTTGCCAATCCATCTCCGGGAACCGGTAGCGTAGTGCCGAGCGCGATTACCGCAATAGCGCTCACCCCGCAGAGATCTCTGAGCCCAGGTCGCGGACCGGCTGACTACTTTGGTGGTAACAGTAACGGCAGTAACACCTCCGGCGGTAGCTCTGGCAAACGGGCCAATCGCACGAGATTCACCGATTATCAGATAAAAGTACTTCAGGAATTCTTCGAGAACAACGCCTATCCAAAGGATGACGACTTGGAGTATCTAAGCAAACTCCTCGGTTTAAGTCCGCGCGTGATCGTGGTGTGGTTTCAGAATGCTAGACAGAAGGCACGTAAGGTCTACGAAAATCAACCTGCCACCGAACCCGTGACACCGGGTGGACGTGAAAGCGACGACGGATCCGGTAGATTTCAGAGAACCCCAGGCTTGAATTATCAGTGCAAAAAGTGCCTGCTGGTATTTCAAAGATATTACGAGCTTATACGCCATCAGAAGACCCATTGTTTTAAAGAGGAGGACGCCAAGAGGAGCGCGCAAGCGCAAGCTGCGGCGGCTCAGGTCGCCGCGGTTCTCAGTTCCGAGGACAGTAACAGCAGCTCTACAACGACTACAAACAATACGATAGCTAACAATATGTCAACCGCGCCCGCCCTTACCGAACAGTTGCAGCAACCATTGAGCACCGCCACGTCACCTCATCAGCATCAACAGCAAACCCTGTCTCAGACGCACCAACAGTCgcaacagcaacaacagcagcagcaacagcagcagcaacagcagcagtcGCAAACCGAGTCGAAGGAAGGCAGTTTTCAATGTGATAAATGCAACCTGATGTTCGGTCGATTCGAACTTTGGCGCGAACATCAGCTAATACATATCATGAACCCGACCTTGTTCCCTTCGGCGTACCCACCTGACTCACCCTTTGGAATCTTGCAGCAACAAGCACTTACTGCTAACCAGAGCTCTGGAGTTGCATCGGACAGTCCACATTCACTCATCAGCATGATGCAGAAGAGGAAGTTCGAGGATCCCGAGGAGGGAACGGGCAGCGATAATCGTTCGAATTCGGAACACAGTGAGCAACCTAAAGATAAGCGTTTACGTACCACAATACTTCCGGAACAGTTAGACTATCTCTATCAGAAATATCAGATCGAGTCTAATCCATCGAGAAAAATGCTGGAGACGATCGCCCGCGAGGTCGGCTTGAAGAAGCGTGTAGTGCAGGTGTGGTTCCAAAACACGCGTGCCCGCGAACGCAAGGGCCAATTTCGCGCCCACAGTCAAGTTATCAATAAGCGCTGTCCATTCTGCCCGGCGCTATTCAAAGTAAAATCTGCTTTAGAATCTCACCTTAGCAGCAAACACGCCGATCAGGTGGCTCGCGGCGAAGTGAACATCGACAACATCCCGGACGAAGAGCTCTCGATGGAATCTGTTCCTTCCAATTCTAGCACTCCTCACATGATGCCGCCGTTGTTTCCGCCTATCAACAACAGCGACATGGAGGCATCTTTTAAATCCTTGAAATATTATGAGGAAATAAAGCGATACTTCAGCGACATACAGGCACACAACAGTAACGGAAAACAAGAAACGGCAAATCATCAAGCCAGCGGAAACAGCGGCGAGTCACCGTTAGATCTGAGCAAACCAGTCGATCTCAGTCGGCCAATGAAACTGTGTTTGAGCAACTTTAGCAGTCTTCTCGAGGAGCAACACGGCACCCACTTCCGTGGCAGCAGCGATTGCGGACCTTTGACTGACCTATCCGAACGTAGCATCTGCGATGACGACAGCATGAGCGAAACCACCGAGTTTTTGGATGATGAGAGCGGTCCAGCAAGTCCAGCCTCGAGCACACAGAGCTCAAGACAAGGGCCCGCCAGCGCAAATACCGGGAACACGTCCGGAACGCCAGTAACCGGTGGACAATCCGGCGGCAATACCAGCCAATCCGGCGGCAAACGATATCGCACGCAGATGTCGGCTACTCAGGTGAAGGTGATGAAGTCGCTCTTCTCGGACTACAAAACACCGACGATGGCCGAATGCGAGATGCTCGGCCGTGAGATCGGCCTTCCGAAACGGGTGGTCCAG GTGTGGTTCCAGAATGCCCGCGCTAAGGAGAAGAAGGCCAGGTTAGCGGCTGGTTTGCCGGCCGAAGGCTCAGCCGTTCAACCGCATCGCGGCCCGACCGGACCAGACGAGTGCAGACTGTGCTCTGTACGCTACTCGGCCAAGACGCCGCTGCAGGAGCATGTCTTCTCGCGGCGGCACATCGAGTCGGTGCGCGTCGCCGTCGAGGAGGGCAGTTTGGTGCCGCCGACTCCTGGGGCACCGATCGTACCCAGCGGCAGCGGTGCCGCCGGCGTGCCCGGTATCGGCAATTCGCCGGTCATCACCACGGCCAGTCAACAAGTCAatcagcagcaacaacagcagtCGGATGAAAACATGATGTACGGATCCGTGTTTCTTCATCCCACGGCAATGTTCCAGtcacagcaacagcagcagcagcatccCGCCACCGCTGCGGCCAGTGCAACTAATACTACGGCCG